From a region of the Pseudanabaena sp. ABRG5-3 genome:
- the clpB gene encoding ATP-dependent chaperone ClpB, translating to MQPTDPKKFTEKAWEAIVKSQEVARRSQHQQLEVEHLVMALLEQEEGLTTNIFTAMAVPMARARRQVEEFLRRQPRVASPEQLYLGRSLEVWLDRAEESRKSFGDDFMAIEHMLIGLADDDRLGKRLYRDLSIDRKKLEETIKAVRGSQTITDQNPEAKYAALEKYGRDLTEQAKEGKLDPVIGRDDEIRRVMQVLSRRTKNNPVLIGEPGVGKTAIAEGLAQRIIRGDVPESLKDRTIISLDMGSLIAGAKYRGEFEDRLKAVLKEVLNSDGKIVLFIDELHTVVGAGATQQGAMDAGNLLKPMLARGELRCIGATTLDEYRQYIEKDAALERRFQQVVVDQPTVEDTISILRGLKERYEVHHGVSISDSALVAAATLSNRYITDRFLPDKAIDLVDESAAKLKMEVDSRPLELDEIDRRLMQLEMERLSLQREGGSTPIERTESEGKVVYKTKSGKAVQDRLDRLDKEMNELRDRQIALDDRWQQEKDTIDNLRTLKEQIDQTKLQIEQAEREFNLNRAAELKYGKLTELEKNLDEAELELNRARADGSILFREQVTEDDIAEIVARWTGIPLKKLLLSERQKLLTLETHLHERVIGQEEAVSSVASAIRRARAGMNDPNRPLGSFLFLGPTGVGKTELARALAEFLFDSDSSMVRIDMSEYMEKHSVSRLIGAPPGYVGYEEGGQFSEAVRRHPYSVVLFDEVEKAHPDVFNILLQVLDDGRITDSQGRLVDCKNTVIIMTSNIGSDRILEVSKDLPTDSDGDSHYDEMRDKVLDVLRNHFRPEFLNRIDETVIFHALRRNEIRSIATLQIKRIENRLSDRKISLNLSEEAKDYIANIGYDPSYGARPLKRAIQREIENPIATKILEGIFGEGQTISITVEDEKLVFN from the coding sequence AGCATTTAGTAATGGCACTCTTGGAGCAGGAAGAGGGCTTGACAACGAATATATTCACAGCGATGGCAGTGCCAATGGCAAGGGCGCGGCGACAGGTCGAGGAGTTTTTGCGCCGACAGCCACGTGTGGCAAGTCCAGAACAGTTGTACTTAGGACGTAGCTTAGAGGTGTGGCTCGATCGCGCCGAGGAAAGCCGTAAGAGCTTTGGTGATGACTTTATGGCGATCGAGCATATGCTCATCGGATTAGCGGATGACGATCGCCTCGGTAAGCGTTTATATCGCGATTTGAGTATCGATCGCAAAAAATTAGAAGAAACGATTAAAGCAGTTCGTGGTAGTCAGACAATTACTGACCAAAATCCTGAAGCTAAGTATGCGGCTTTGGAGAAATATGGGCGCGATCTGACTGAACAAGCTAAAGAAGGTAAGCTTGATCCTGTGATTGGTCGTGATGATGAAATTCGGCGAGTAATGCAGGTGCTATCTAGGCGCACAAAAAACAATCCTGTATTAATTGGCGAACCGGGGGTAGGGAAAACAGCGATCGCCGAAGGATTAGCCCAACGCATTATTCGCGGTGATGTTCCTGAATCCCTCAAAGACCGTACAATTATCAGCCTTGATATGGGTTCTCTAATCGCAGGAGCCAAATATCGCGGTGAGTTTGAGGATCGACTGAAGGCAGTCCTTAAGGAAGTGCTCAATTCCGACGGCAAAATTGTACTGTTTATTGATGAGTTACATACGGTTGTGGGTGCAGGAGCCACACAACAGGGGGCTATGGATGCGGGGAACTTGCTTAAACCAATGTTAGCGCGAGGGGAATTACGTTGTATTGGTGCGACAACCTTAGATGAATACCGTCAATATATTGAGAAAGATGCAGCTTTAGAACGACGCTTTCAACAAGTTGTTGTCGATCAGCCCACAGTAGAAGATACTATTTCAATTTTGCGCGGACTCAAAGAACGCTATGAAGTTCATCATGGGGTGAGTATTTCTGATTCGGCACTTGTCGCAGCAGCAACCCTGTCTAATCGCTATATTACCGATCGCTTTCTGCCAGATAAAGCGATTGATCTCGTTGATGAATCAGCAGCAAAGCTAAAAATGGAAGTAGATTCACGACCATTGGAACTCGATGAAATTGATCGCCGCCTGATGCAATTGGAAATGGAAAGACTCTCCTTGCAAAGAGAGGGTGGTTCTACGCCCATTGAACGGACAGAATCTGAAGGTAAAGTAGTCTATAAAACCAAGAGTGGTAAGGCAGTCCAAGATCGCCTTGATCGCCTTGACAAGGAAATGAATGAGTTGCGCGATCGCCAAATTGCCCTTGATGATCGTTGGCAACAGGAAAAAGATACCATTGATAATCTGCGAACTCTGAAAGAGCAGATCGATCAAACCAAGTTACAAATTGAACAAGCAGAACGGGAATTTAATCTTAATCGGGCAGCAGAACTTAAATATGGTAAGTTGACGGAATTAGAGAAAAATCTCGATGAAGCTGAATTAGAACTGAATCGCGCAAGGGCTGATGGTTCGATTTTATTCCGTGAGCAAGTTACTGAAGATGATATTGCTGAAATCGTGGCACGCTGGACGGGGATTCCGCTTAAGAAATTATTGCTATCCGAACGTCAGAAATTACTGACGCTAGAAACACATCTGCATGAGCGCGTAATTGGTCAAGAGGAAGCTGTCAGCTCGGTAGCATCGGCAATTCGTCGCGCCCGTGCAGGGATGAACGATCCTAATCGCCCCCTTGGTTCATTTCTGTTTTTAGGACCAACGGGTGTTGGTAAAACGGAACTAGCCCGCGCCCTTGCTGAATTTTTGTTTGATTCCGATAGCTCAATGGTACGCATTGATATGTCGGAATATATGGAAAAACATTCCGTATCGCGCTTAATTGGTGCGCCCCCCGGTTATGTAGGCTATGAAGAAGGCGGACAATTCTCAGAAGCAGTACGTCGCCACCCTTACTCTGTGGTACTTTTCGATGAGGTCGAAAAGGCTCACCCCGATGTGTTTAACATTCTCTTGCAAGTGCTTGACGATGGACGCATTACCGATAGTCAAGGACGCTTAGTCGATTGCAAAAATACTGTGATCATCATGACTAGTAATATTGGTAGCGATCGCATTCTCGAAGTATCCAAGGACTTGCCGACAGATAGTGATGGTGACTCACACTATGACGAAATGCGCGACAAAGTCCTAGATGTTCTTCGCAATCATTTCCGCCCAGAATTTCTGAATCGGATTGATGAGACGGTAATTTTCCATGCGTTGCGCCGTAACGAGATTCGCTCGATCGCGACATTGCAAATTAAGCGTATTGAGAATAGATTAAGCGATCGCAAAATTTCTCTTAATTTAAGCGAAGAAGCAAAAGATTACATCGCGAATATTGGCTATGATCCCTCCTATGGCGCACGTCCCCTGAAACGAGCAATCCAAAGGGAAATTGAGAATCCGATCGCCACCAAAATCCTTGAAGGAATATTTGGAGAAGGTCAGACAATCTCCATCACTGTAGAAGATGAAAAGTTAGTTTTCAATTAA
- a CDS encoding DNA double-strand break repair nuclease NurA, translated as MLDLQKLMGQMQGMSEQLQKEAQQLTGKLDRAETIFHQATANQANLCEHSELLRDRFMFNCAEPVEPLGQIQAISPITTPHIVLATDGSQIAPSRHEIAYCYLINIGRVAIYYNSGIYPLLDNVPEVFYKTEDLYKARQWGIQTEQWMTLKRTVAENVALANLAIATIGSHPQSPMLAFSDGALVHWELDEIPADARSQLLPDILAAWDDLKSRRIPIAGYISAPRAAEATNFLRLQICPFEQPDCHTHCSTKPLDSAPCSQIQPLRDGTLWSRLLKVGECSPLWKSQARILQEYGEHQIYFCYLHVGTEIARIEMPAWTALDTEMRSQALQIILAQVQKGYGYPVVLAEAHNQAVVTGSDRRRFFAILEQQMVKSGLRNITTSYKESRKRSSIA; from the coding sequence ATGCTGGATTTACAGAAATTGATGGGACAGATGCAAGGCATGTCTGAACAATTGCAGAAGGAAGCTCAGCAATTGACAGGCAAACTCGATCGCGCAGAAACTATATTCCATCAAGCCACTGCAAACCAAGCTAATCTTTGTGAACATAGTGAACTCTTGCGCGATCGCTTCATGTTTAATTGCGCGGAACCTGTTGAACCTCTGGGACAAATTCAAGCAATATCACCTATAACGACACCACATATTGTTCTTGCCACCGATGGCTCACAGATTGCCCCTAGCCGCCATGAAATTGCCTATTGCTATTTGATTAATATTGGTCGGGTTGCCATTTACTATAATTCTGGCATCTATCCCTTACTTGATAATGTTCCTGAAGTCTTTTATAAAACAGAAGATCTCTATAAAGCGCGTCAATGGGGAATTCAGACAGAGCAATGGATGACCCTAAAGCGCACTGTTGCTGAGAATGTCGCATTAGCCAATTTAGCGATCGCCACAATTGGGAGTCATCCTCAGTCACCAATGCTAGCTTTTAGCGATGGAGCCTTAGTCCATTGGGAGCTTGATGAGATTCCCGCCGATGCGCGATCGCAACTTTTGCCAGATATTCTCGCTGCATGGGATGATTTAAAATCTCGGAGAATCCCCATCGCAGGCTATATCAGCGCTCCCCGTGCGGCGGAAGCTACTAATTTTTTGCGCTTGCAAATTTGTCCTTTTGAGCAGCCTGATTGTCATACTCATTGTTCTACTAAGCCCCTAGATTCTGCACCCTGTAGCCAAATTCAACCCTTGCGTGATGGCACATTATGGAGTCGTTTATTAAAAGTCGGAGAATGCAGTCCTCTCTGGAAAAGTCAGGCGCGAATTTTGCAGGAATATGGCGAACATCAGATTTATTTTTGCTATCTCCATGTGGGGACAGAAATCGCCAGAATCGAGATGCCTGCATGGACTGCCCTTGATACTGAAATGCGATCGCAAGCTTTGCAAATCATTCTCGCGCAGGTACAAAAGGGCTATGGCTATCCTGTAGTGCTTGCAGAAGCACATAATCAGGCAGTGGTGACAGGTAGCGATCGCCGCCGCTTTTTTGCAATTTTAGAACAACAAATGGTGAAGTCGGGTTTACGCAATATCACGACATCTTATAAAGAGTCACGCAAACGCAGCAGCATTGCATAA
- the thrC gene encoding threonine synthase, translating into MTATIASPYTSERVDTFSNLKCKECGAEYEAKAMHVCELCFGPLEVAYNYDAIAARVSRETIQAGPLSIWRYRDFLPVKTDNYIDVSTGMTPLIKANRLAKRLGIKNLYIKNDAVNMPTLSFKDRVVSVALSRARELGFTTVACASTGNLANSTAAIAAHAGLECCVFIPSDLEAGKVLGTTIYNPKVFSVHGNYDQVNRLCSEVANTHGWGFVNINLRPYYSEGSKTLGYEVIEQLGWKLPDHIVAPLASGSLFTKIYKGFNEFVKVGLVEDKPVRYSGAQAEGCSPIATAYKEGRDFITPVKPKTIAKSLAIGNPADGIYAIDIAHKTNGNIESVNDDEIIQAMKLLAETEGIFTETAGGTTIAVLKKLVEAGKIDPEETTVVYITGNGLKTQEAVQGYVGEPFLIEPKLDSFERALERSHTLERLEWQTVSV; encoded by the coding sequence ATGACAGCAACCATTGCTTCTCCTTACACCAGCGAGCGTGTTGATACCTTCAGTAATCTCAAATGCAAAGAGTGTGGTGCAGAGTACGAAGCCAAGGCAATGCACGTTTGTGAATTGTGCTTTGGTCCTCTAGAAGTTGCCTACAATTACGATGCGATCGCTGCGCGAGTTAGTCGCGAAACTATTCAAGCTGGCCCCCTCTCAATCTGGCGCTATCGTGATTTTCTACCTGTCAAGACTGACAACTATATCGATGTATCCACAGGCATGACTCCCTTGATCAAGGCAAATCGCCTTGCCAAACGTCTCGGCATCAAAAATCTCTACATTAAAAATGATGCTGTGAATATGCCCACTTTGAGCTTTAAGGATCGTGTCGTTTCGGTTGCCCTCAGCCGCGCTCGTGAACTTGGTTTTACCACCGTTGCTTGCGCTAGTACTGGTAACCTTGCCAACTCCACTGCGGCGATCGCTGCCCATGCAGGCTTAGAGTGTTGTGTCTTCATCCCCTCTGACCTCGAAGCAGGTAAAGTTCTTGGTACAACCATTTACAATCCTAAAGTTTTCTCCGTCCACGGTAACTACGACCAAGTAAACCGTCTTTGCTCAGAAGTTGCCAATACTCACGGTTGGGGCTTTGTAAACATTAATCTCCGTCCTTACTACTCTGAGGGTTCTAAGACCCTTGGTTATGAAGTAATCGAGCAACTTGGTTGGAAGCTTCCCGATCATATCGTTGCACCTTTGGCTTCTGGTTCTCTCTTCACCAAGATCTACAAGGGCTTCAATGAATTTGTGAAGGTCGGCTTAGTAGAAGACAAGCCCGTTCGTTACAGTGGCGCACAAGCTGAAGGTTGCTCTCCCATTGCCACAGCATACAAAGAAGGACGTGATTTCATTACCCCTGTTAAGCCTAAGACCATTGCTAAGAGTTTGGCGATCGGTAATCCTGCGGATGGTATCTATGCGATCGACATTGCTCACAAGACCAATGGCAACATCGAATCGGTTAACGATGACGAAATCATCCAAGCAATGAAATTACTTGCGGAAACTGAAGGTATCTTCACGGAAACTGCTGGAGGAACTACAATTGCTGTTCTTAAGAAACTAGTAGAAGCTGGCAAGATTGATCCTGAAGAAACTACCGTTGTCTATATCACAGGTAACGGTCTGAAGACTCAAGAAGCAGTTCAAGGTTATGTTGGCGAACCCTTCTTGATTGAACCAAAACTTGATAGCTTTGAGCGTGCGCTAGAGCGTTCTCACACATTAGAGCGTCTTGAATGGCAAACCGTTTCTGTCTAA
- a CDS encoding cache domain-containing protein produces MQLRIKVPLLITLITFIASLLLTLFFYQTSLQSIENNQKQELTTTVTLIQKYTDEQTKKALSRAELVASLPSVQQAFRARDREQLAQLLVPAFVVQRDRYEVRDAHFHLAPATSFLRLFYLKNYGEDMSNFRETVVITNQKQEPQSGVEISRHGLNIRGVVPISDAQGAIGSFEVGMSFNGVLEAVKQVTGFELGVFVDNELMTKVATGLSAPESDRVIGGLRHESSTNWGFIRPLLTSDVLRKVNDTTVKVQKIDGIDYGIALVPLLDFKGKKIGVIVAGKSFQALTSQANAILVNSLVIALFEVIVLAGTATILFNGLLMRPMVAVGSYITSLAIGDAVAKSIEDLAIRKDEVGKIARGCELLQQKLKEESKGQNHNA; encoded by the coding sequence ATGCAGTTAAGGATTAAGGTTCCATTACTAATTACGCTGATTACTTTCATCGCTTCTCTTCTACTGACCTTATTCTTCTATCAAACATCTCTACAATCAATTGAGAATAATCAAAAGCAAGAGCTGACAACTACAGTTACTTTAATTCAGAAATATACCGATGAACAAACGAAAAAAGCCTTATCTAGGGCTGAGTTAGTTGCATCGCTGCCATCGGTACAACAAGCTTTTAGAGCTAGAGATCGCGAACAATTAGCCCAGCTTCTTGTACCTGCCTTTGTCGTGCAACGCGATCGCTATGAAGTCCGTGATGCTCATTTCCATTTAGCGCCAGCGACATCATTTTTACGCTTATTTTATCTGAAGAACTATGGCGAAGATATGAGTAATTTTCGCGAAACGGTAGTGATTACGAATCAAAAACAAGAACCACAAAGTGGTGTAGAAATCAGTCGTCATGGACTAAATATTCGAGGTGTTGTACCAATTTCTGATGCTCAAGGCGCAATTGGCAGTTTTGAAGTCGGCATGAGTTTTAACGGGGTTTTAGAGGCAGTTAAACAGGTAACTGGATTTGAGCTAGGAGTATTTGTTGACAACGAACTGATGACTAAAGTCGCTACGGGGCTGTCTGCACCTGAAAGCGATCGCGTAATTGGCGGTTTAAGACATGAGAGTTCTACCAACTGGGGATTTATTCGTCCCTTGCTCACGTCCGATGTATTGCGTAAGGTCAATGATACGACCGTAAAAGTTCAGAAAATTGACGGCATTGATTATGGCATTGCCTTAGTTCCTTTACTTGATTTTAAGGGTAAAAAGATTGGTGTCATTGTTGCTGGCAAGAGCTTTCAGGCTTTAACAAGTCAAGCTAATGCGATTTTAGTCAATTCTTTAGTGATAGCTCTATTTGAGGTGATCGTCTTAGCGGGAACGGCAACGATTCTATTTAATGGTTTGCTAATGCGTCCGATGGTTGCGGTGGGCAGTTATATCACTAGTTTAGCGATCGGTGATGCCGTTGCAAAATCCATAGAAGATCTGGCTATTCGGAAGGATGAGGTTGGCAAAATTGCGAGGGGATGTGAATTACTCCAGCAAAAATTGAAAGAAGAGAGCAAAGGTCAGAATCACAATGCTTAA
- a CDS encoding response regulator transcription factor: protein MQIHNPRAIGITRQESISLIPISIEIVEGNPNLASLLGWHLQQIGYSVFQAVSGQQAKLVFQKQQPSLVILSTDLPDGDGIELCRWLHKQRSSLIFVISSRTSESDIVEGLKAGADDYLTKPFGMQEFLARVEALTRRLRTSAPPACLDYGVLKIDLVQRQVRLKGSAIDLTPQEFSLLYVLAQSEGLALSRAELLQRAWPDEINNPRTVDTHVLSLRKKLEVDPQQPNLIQTVRNIGYRFNPEALMRSPLRNSTQSTNNSNSDRPPQFTAPPSRSFAKY from the coding sequence ATGCAGATTCATAATCCGAGAGCTATAGGCATTACTCGGCAGGAGAGTATTTCTTTGATTCCGATCAGTATAGAAATTGTAGAAGGTAATCCGAATCTTGCCTCTCTCTTGGGTTGGCATTTACAGCAGATTGGCTATTCGGTGTTTCAGGCAGTCAGTGGTCAGCAAGCAAAGTTGGTATTTCAAAAGCAACAGCCAAGCTTGGTGATTTTGAGTACAGACTTGCCTGATGGGGATGGAATTGAGCTATGCCGTTGGTTACATAAGCAAAGAAGTTCTTTGATCTTTGTGATTTCATCGCGCACGAGTGAGTCTGACATCGTGGAAGGTTTGAAAGCAGGTGCGGATGATTATTTAACGAAACCCTTTGGAATGCAGGAGTTTTTGGCAAGGGTAGAAGCTTTAACACGTAGATTACGCACCTCTGCACCACCTGCTTGCCTTGACTATGGCGTATTAAAAATTGATTTAGTTCAGCGACAAGTCAGGCTCAAGGGCAGTGCGATCGATCTCACACCGCAGGAGTTTAGCTTGCTCTATGTTCTTGCTCAATCGGAGGGTTTAGCCCTAAGTCGGGCGGAGCTTTTACAACGAGCATGGCCAGACGAGATTAATAATCCGCGTACTGTGGATACCCATGTATTATCGTTGCGGAAAAAATTAGAAGTTGATCCACAGCAGCCCAATTTAATCCAAACAGTACGAAATATTGGCTATCGGTTTAATCCTGAGGCACTGATGCGATCGCCTCTACGAAATAGTACTCAAAGTACAAATAACTCAAATAGCGATCGCCCCCCACAGTTTACGGCTCCACCTAGTCGGTCATTTGCTAAATATTAG
- a CDS encoding NUDIX domain-containing protein, whose product MAYRNPTPTVDIIIALRDRPHQPIVLIERLNPPHGWAIVGGFVDYGERLEDAARREAQEETGLKVELIDLLGIYSDPRRDERLHTISAVYMAEAVGEPKADDDAKSVGIFAAWEMPSQLCFDHAQILQDYWRYHNYGIRPKIV is encoded by the coding sequence ATGGCTTATCGCAATCCTACTCCTACCGTTGATATCATCATTGCCCTGCGCGATCGCCCCCATCAACCAATTGTATTAATTGAACGACTGAATCCACCCCATGGCTGGGCGATCGTAGGTGGCTTTGTGGACTATGGTGAGCGTTTAGAGGATGCAGCGAGGCGCGAGGCTCAAGAAGAAACAGGTTTAAAGGTTGAATTAATCGATTTACTAGGAATTTACTCCGATCCCCGTCGCGATGAACGCTTACATACGATTAGTGCTGTATATATGGCAGAGGCAGTCGGTGAACCAAAAGCAGATGATGATGCTAAGTCTGTAGGAATTTTTGCGGCATGGGAAATGCCAAGCCAGTTATGTTTTGATCACGCCCAAATTTTGCAAGACTATTGGCGTTACCATAACTATGGCATTCGCCCCAAAATTGTTTAA
- the dapB gene encoding 4-hydroxy-tetrahydrodipicolinate reductase, which produces MTNNAQIPVVVSGATGKMGREIIKAIAQAPDMYLVGAIGRKHLGEDIGEVVGIGELEIPVTDNLEVVLAQAAQESQLPVMVDVTHPSIIYDNIRSAIAYGVRPVVGTTGLSEKQIDDLAIFADKASTGCIIAPNFSVGVILMQQATIAAAKYFQHVEIIELHHNQKADAPSGTAIKTAQMLSELGQSFNPALVDEKEHLTGARGATYGENIRIHSIRVPGLVARQEVIFGAMGETLKIEHNASDRTCYMAGVLLCVRKVLALKSLIYGLEKLL; this is translated from the coding sequence ATGACCAATAATGCACAAATTCCTGTTGTTGTCTCTGGAGCGACAGGCAAAATGGGGCGCGAAATTATCAAAGCGATCGCCCAAGCACCAGATATGTATCTCGTTGGTGCGATCGGGCGGAAGCACCTTGGCGAAGATATTGGCGAAGTTGTTGGTATTGGTGAATTAGAAATACCTGTGACCGATAATCTCGAAGTTGTGCTTGCCCAAGCCGCGCAGGAATCACAATTACCCGTGATGGTTGATGTCACCCACCCCAGCATCATCTATGACAATATTCGCTCAGCGATCGCCTATGGCGTGCGTCCCGTCGTTGGCACAACAGGCTTAAGCGAAAAACAAATTGATGACCTCGCCATTTTTGCGGACAAGGCAAGCACAGGCTGCATCATTGCCCCTAATTTCTCCGTTGGCGTAATCCTCATGCAACAAGCAACGATCGCTGCCGCCAAATATTTCCAGCATGTGGAAATCATCGAACTGCACCACAACCAAAAAGCTGATGCCCCTAGTGGCACGGCAATTAAAACCGCCCAAATGCTCTCAGAATTAGGTCAATCCTTCAATCCTGCTCTTGTTGATGAAAAAGAACATCTCACAGGCGCAAGGGGTGCAACCTATGGCGAAAATATCCGCATTCACAGTATCCGAGTTCCGGGATTAGTCGCTCGTCAGGAAGTAATTTTTGGAGCAATGGGGGAGACTTTAAAAATTGAGCATAATGCTAGCGATCGCACTTGCTATATGGCAGGGGTGTTGCTCTGTGTCCGCAAGGTACTTGCCCTCAAGTCACTCATTTACGGACTAGAGAAACTTCTATAA
- a CDS encoding XisI protein, whose protein sequence is MDKLEIYQQIIRNVLLPYTKITYANVPVRNIAVFDDEHGQYLIMSDGWDGVRHLHGCLIHIEIIGNHLWVQRDGTEDGITDELVAAGIPKQDIVLGFQEPAVRKYTGYGVA, encoded by the coding sequence ATGGATAAATTAGAAATTTATCAACAAATTATCCGTAATGTCTTACTACCCTATACGAAAATCACCTATGCCAATGTACCTGTACGAAACATTGCAGTTTTTGATGATGAGCATGGACAATACCTGATCATGTCTGATGGTTGGGATGGCGTAAGACACTTACATGGTTGCTTAATTCATATCGAAATTATTGGTAATCACCTCTGGGTACAGCGTGACGGTACTGAAGACGGCATAACCGATGAACTAGTCGCAGCAGGTATTCCCAAGCAAGATATCGTATTGGGTTTCCAAGAGCCAGCAGTACGAAAATATACGGGCTATGGTGTAGCTTAG
- a CDS encoding element excision factor XisH family protein encodes MPAKDMFHDSAKAALLKDGWTITHDPLSLRMGKKDFFVDLGAEKLLAAEKNNQKIAVEIKSFVSQSEIRDLENALGQYVLYQNILSVLEPDRILYLAVRESVFVDLFEETIGKLLLDRQVLKLLTFDPEMEVLKRWIN; translated from the coding sequence ATGCCTGCAAAAGATATGTTTCATGACAGCGCTAAAGCGGCATTGCTCAAGGATGGCTGGACAATTACTCATGATCCGCTAAGTTTACGCATGGGGAAAAAGGATTTTTTCGTGGATTTAGGAGCTGAGAAACTTTTAGCAGCAGAAAAAAACAATCAGAAAATTGCAGTAGAGATCAAAAGCTTTGTTAGCCAATCTGAAATCCGAGATTTAGAAAATGCTTTAGGTCAGTATGTTTTATATCAAAACATTCTTAGCGTTCTTGAACCCGATCGCATTTTGTATTTAGCTGTACGTGAGTCAGTTTTTGTTGATTTATTTGAGGAGACGATTGGTAAGCTTTTGTTAGACAGACAAGTTCTGAAATTGTTAACGTTTGATCCAGAAATGGAGGTATTAAAACGATGGATAAATTAG
- a CDS encoding cupin domain-containing protein codes for MSNSRIFDSAKFFQSTDGEPIRSVVTESPDTVVVAWYINPNQEIAPHLHPHGQDTWTILQGKGKYYLDQQGNTEAIAAGDIVIAPKGFVHGVLNDGEEPLVFISTVSPATAGYQPVLISTVAS; via the coding sequence ATGAGTAATAGCCGAATTTTTGATAGTGCTAAGTTTTTTCAATCAACAGACGGAGAGCCTATTCGCTCAGTCGTTACAGAATCCCCAGATACCGTCGTTGTTGCTTGGTATATTAACCCCAATCAAGAAATTGCGCCCCATCTTCATCCTCACGGACAGGACACTTGGACTATTTTGCAGGGCAAAGGCAAATATTATTTAGACCAACAAGGAAATACGGAAGCGATCGCCGCAGGAGATATCGTGATTGCACCCAAAGGCTTTGTGCATGGAGTATTAAACGATGGCGAAGAACCGTTAGTTTTCATCTCCACCGTTTCACCAGCTACCGCAGGATATCAACCTGTATTGATTAGTACAGTAGCTTCCTAA
- the rpmB gene encoding 50S ribosomal protein L28, whose translation MSRVCQLTGKKANNAVSISFSHKRHKHLQHVNLQDKRIWWEEGKRFVKLQISTKAIKTLQKKGLAAFAKEAGLDLRKF comes from the coding sequence ATGAGTCGCGTATGCCAACTAACAGGCAAAAAAGCCAATAATGCCGTATCGATTTCGTTCTCACACAAACGCCATAAGCACTTACAACACGTAAACTTACAAGATAAGAGAATTTGGTGGGAAGAAGGAAAGCGCTTTGTAAAATTACAAATTTCCACCAAAGCAATCAAGACTTTGCAAAAGAAAGGGCTTGCTGCATTTGCTAAGGAAGCTGGACTTGATCTCCGTAAATTCTAA
- a CDS encoding prephenate/arogenate dehydrogenase, with protein sequence MKIGIVGLGLIGGSLGLDLLAANQDSKQNNYVWGISRNPETCKQAEAIAAVNIANTNIENIPDRLLAETEIVVICTPIASILPTITAIAPKLPSHVIFTDVGSVKAAIVEPASKICAEFGQRFIGSHPMAGTAFQGILATERNLFQNRPCVVTPSEDLEALEKVRSLWQSVGMNIHECSPEEHDRAVAMISHAPVMISASLIAACQQENDQKVLKLAQDLASSGFRDTSRVGGGNPELGRLMAEYNQSAVLRSLHTYQQSLQEIINLIESKEWDKLEAFLANTQRDRLFYVE encoded by the coding sequence ATGAAAATTGGGATAGTCGGACTGGGATTAATTGGTGGATCGTTAGGTTTAGATCTTCTCGCTGCAAATCAAGATTCTAAACAAAATAATTATGTATGGGGTATCAGTCGTAATCCTGAAACCTGTAAACAAGCAGAAGCGATCGCTGCTGTAAATATTGCCAACACAAATATTGAAAATATTCCCGATCGCCTGTTGGCAGAAACAGAGATAGTCGTCATCTGTACGCCGATCGCTTCGATATTGCCAACGATTACGGCGATCGCGCCCAAGTTGCCAAGCCATGTAATTTTTACGGATGTTGGTTCGGTGAAAGCGGCGATCGTGGAACCTGCATCGAAAATTTGTGCGGAATTTGGGCAAAGATTTATCGGTAGTCATCCGATGGCAGGCACAGCATTTCAAGGCATCTTAGCCACCGAAAGAAATCTTTTTCAAAATCGTCCCTGTGTAGTTACGCCGAGCGAAGATCTGGAAGCATTGGAGAAAGTGCGATCGCTTTGGCAATCTGTGGGTATGAACATCCATGAATGTAGTCCTGAAGAACACGATCGGGCTGTCGCGATGATTAGCCATGCGCCTGTGATGATTAGCGCCAGTTTAATTGCTGCTTGTCAACAGGAAAATGATCAAAAAGTTTTAAAATTAGCCCAAGATTTAGCCAGTTCGGGTTTTCGAGATACTAGCCGAGTGGGTGGTGGCAATCCTGAACTGGGGCGGCTAATGGCGGAATACAATCAATCGGCGGTATTGCGATCGCTCCATACCTATCAGCAATCTTTACAGGAAATTATCAATTTAATTGAGTCCAAAGAATGGGACAAACTCGAAGCTTTTTTAGCTAATACTCAGCGCGATCGTCTGTTTTATGTGGAATAA